The Peribacillus simplex genome contains the following window.
GAATATTCTCGCCAGACCCTTGTTTTGTGGATTCTTTGGTTTTGCGTGGTCTTTTCTTATTATGGGATGTTTTTATGGCTGCCAAGTGTGATGGTCTTAAAAGGATTCAGTATGATTCAAAGCTTTGAATATGTTTTGATCATGACGCTTGCACAGCTTCCGGGCTATTTTTCAGCTGCATGGCTGATAGAGAAGATGGGTCGTAAATTCGTTTTGATCACATACTTAATTGGAACAGCCATCAGTGCCTTTTTCTTTGGATCGGCAGAGGGGTTGGCACTGCTGATAGTTTCTGGAATGTTCCTATCTTTCTTCAACTTAGGGGCATGGGGTGCGCTTTATGCGTATACACCTGAGCAGTATCCAACTGCAGTTCGTGGTACCGGTACAGGGCTAGCTGCTGGTATTGGCAGGATTGGCGGTGTCCTGGGGCCATTGCTTGTAGGGTATTTAGTTGCTGCCGGTACCCCGATTTCAACGATTTTCACCATATTTACAATTGCTATTCTAGTGGGAGCCGCTGCTGTGGCTTTTGGGAAGGAAACAAAGAATACCGTTTTGACATAAACGAAGGAAGGGGACCAATCAGTCCCCTCTTTTCTTTACTTAAAGTCTTTTATTATTTTTAAAAGGAGTTCGGAGGCAATCTTTGGACTATCTGCATTCATGATTGCTGAAACGACTGCGGTACCGGATAGCCCGCTATCTGAAAGTGAGGAAATGTTATCGGCTGTGATACCCCCGATTGCTACGGCAGGAATCGATACGCTGCGGCAAATTTCCTCCAAATCTTCAATGGCCATTAGCGTTGCATCTTGTTTGGTCTTCGTAGGGAAAACGGAACCGACTCCGATATAGTCTGCTCCATTTTGTTCGGCTTCGAGAGCTTCTTCAAGTGTGGAGACTGAAACACCGACAATCATATCGTCAGGAACCATTTGTTTGATGACAGGCAGTGGAAGATCATCTTGCCCAATATGAATTCCGTCCGCTTCAACAGCGAGTGCTATATCTACCCGGTCATTAATGATAAGGGGAATGGACAGCTCGCTCAATAACTGTTTTAATGCAGAAGCCTTTTTATAAAAGGAGAGGGAGGAATTGTTTTTCTCTCTAAGTTGTACGATCGAAACTCCTCCTGAAACCGATTCTGCAATGATTTTGGTCAATTCTTCTATTGCTATCGACTCTTCCGTAACTAAATATAGACTTAAATCAATTTGGGACTTCTTCATTTATTTTCACCTCATGCATCCATATTTCCTTATCCATTCTTGATATTGCATCCATTAATCGCACTCGAAACGTTCCTGTCCCTTCATCTTCTTGAAGTTTTGCAGCTGCCAGGTCCCCTGAAATGCTCATGGTCGAGATACCGGCAATTGCCGCAGAATAGAAATCGTCCGTGACTCCGGAAAAGGTGCCGATAAGAGCAGTGGCCATGCATCCGGTACCAGTAACATTAGTTAAAAGGAGATTCCCGTTGTCGATAATTGACGTATGTTTTCCGTCGCTGACCGCATCCTTAGCCCCGCTGACCACGATGATACTATTCAATTTATTTGCTGCTTGTGCAGCCAGCTCTGCATTGCTAATCGCTAGTTCCCCTGAATCCACTCCGCGTGTAACGATATCCCCCCCCATCAATCGAAGGATCTCACTCGCATTTCCGCGAATGATTTGGAAAGTAACCTTACTTAGGAGCTCTGTGACTTTCTCTGTCCGATAGGAGGTGGCACCCACTCCCACCGGGTCCAAAATGACTGGGATATTCAGGGCATTTGCCGTCTTGCCGGCAATCTCCATTGCTTCTAAGGCTTTATCATCAATCGTACCGAAATTCAGGACCAATGCATTCGCTAATTTGACCATATCCGCCACTTCACTGGGGCTCGATGTCATTACAGGTGAGCCACCGATGGCAAGGGTGACATTGGCACAGTCGTTGACCGTAACAAAGTTGGTGATTTGGTGAACGAGAGGTTTTCTTTCTCGTACTTTCACGAATAAATCGGCTGCAGCTACATTCATATTAAGTCACTCCGTTCTTTTTTTGAAAATGAATGAAAATGATGGACAGGTCCATGCCCCCTACCGATTGAAAAGCTATTCCGTATCGCTTCGGAAATATAGGTCTTGGCCAGTTCAATCGACTCTTTCAATGGCAGTCCATTTGCCAGGTTGGATGTAATGGCGGATGATAGGGTACAGCCTGTACCATGTGTGTTTTGTGTATGAATGCGTTCTCCCTTGATCCATTGGAAGTCAGTTCCATCATAAAAAAGATCGTTTGGATTTCCTGCTGCATGGCCCCCTTTAAGTAAAACGGCTTTAGAACCTAGTTCATGTATGGATATGCATGCCCTATAAAAATCTTGTTTCGTTCGAATCGACAAGCCAGTAAGGACTTCCGCTTCTGGTACATTCGGGGTTGCAAGTGTTGCAAGCGGAAGCAATTCCATTTTTAAGGCAGTGACAGCTTTTTCGTCTAGCAAATGGTGGCCGCTTTTTGAAATCATGACTGGGTCAAGGATAACGATGGAAGGTAAGTAGGTTTTAATGGAAGCAGCGACTGTTTTCACTATTTCTTTTGATCCAAGCATTCCTATTTTTACTGCATCGACATGAATATCCTCAAAGATGGCAGCAATTTGATCCGAGATGATAGCTGTTTCGATGGCCTGAACTGAACGCACTTCCATTGTGTTTTGTGCAGTTACGGCTGTAATGGCAGACATTCCAAAGACACCATGTGCAGAAAATGTTTTTAAATCTGCTTGTATTCCAGCACCGCCCCCTGAATCAGAGCCTGCGATGGTTAATGCTGTTTTCATAAAAAATCCCCTTCATATAATTATTTTTTAGAAGTATTTTAAGTAATATGAAAGCTAAAAGCGCACCTGCGAATGAACTAAGCATAAAAGCTGGTAAAAAACCAAAAAGAGCAGCTTTTTCCCCCAAGAGGAGGAGTGCAAGTGGATAACAGGATAGGGATCCGAGAATGCCGGTCCCAATCACTTCCCCTAGACAGGCGAATTTCAAGCTTTGTGTTTTTCGATAAAGGACGGCAGCCAATAGTGCACCTATCATGCTGCCAGGAAAGGCGAAAATTGAACCGGTACCAGACATGTTTCTAATGATGGAAACTAATAAAGCTTGTGTTACCGAATAGGCAGGTCCCAATAAAACGGCTGTCAGGACATTTGCCAGATGCTGTATAGGGAAGATTTTAGCAAATCCGACAGGGATGAAAATAAATGAACTGGTCAGAGTCGTTATACCCGTGAACATGGCAGTCAACGTCATTTTCTTGATTGGATTCATTATCATGTCAATACCTACAGTGGCCAATCCTGTTCATTTTGAACCATATCCCAGAATAAATATTCATATCGGGAAGTCACCAAAAAGTGCTTTTCTAATCTCAGAAGTTCCTTTTCAGGCATGCCTCTTGTTAATTCCTCCAATAAAGCAATCAGCCACTTGTGTGCCTCACCGAATTCAGGAGATGAATAGGACCTTATCCAATCTGCGTAGCGGTTGTTTTCCAATGCTTCACCATTTTGTTTTTTTAATATCAAACCGATTTCATAATAATCCCAAGCACATGGTAGGAGACAAGCGATGAGGTCTGCCAAAGTCCCATGCTGAGCTGCATTTAGCATGTAACCCGTGTAGGCTAAAGTGGTAGGCGTAGGTTCTGTTTCTTCCAATTCCTTGGTACTGATTCCGAATTCCGAAGCATATTGCCGATGGATATCCATTTCCACTTGAAGAGTTTCGTTTAAAATACTGGAAAATTTTGCCATAGTTTCGATATTATGAGCTTTGATGACACCTAGAGCAAAAAGCTTGGAATATTCCATGAGATAGATATAGTCCTGCTTCAAATAATAAGAAAATTTCTTTTCAGGAAGCGTGCCGTTTCCAATTGCCTGGACAAAGGGATGTGAATGGTTCCTTTTCCAAATTTCTTTTGCCCGTCCATGAAGTCTTTCACTGAAGGTTTCTAATTTAGTGTTCTCCATTGTTCATCCTCCTTTAGAATAGATCCCCTATTTACATCCATAAAAAAAACCGCTCCTGAATACGGAACGGGGTAGATGGATAAAGTCTGCAAATGGACGATATCATCCACTTCCCTCCGCCGGTATGAGCCGGTTCAGGTTCAAAGGGTCCGGAACTAATTCCATCTCAGTCTAAAAAAAGACTCCCCTAGTGGTGTGAATTGTATGTAATTACTGACATCATATCAGAAAGACAAGAAAATGCAACCCACATTTGAAAGGGGAAATCCATTTATGGCAAGTGGAAAAGGAAGAACCAGGTAATTGACTTTTGATGTTTATTGGGATAAAATCATTTCTACATCATTTATATATTGAATTCTTATCCAGAGAGGTGGAGGGACTTGGCCCAAAGAAACCTCGGCAGCAGACCCATTTTGGGAACTGTGCTAAATCCAACAAGCATTTGCTTGGAAGATAAGAAGAGCCGTACGGACACTGTAAGCCTCTTCTTGAATTAGAAGAGGCTTTTATTTTTGCGGAATAACGTTTAGTGGCATACTAGAAAAGGTATATATAATTTGGTGAAATCAAACCGGTTAATACAGTTTAGCTCAACTAGAAGCGGGCTCTATGATGACTAGGAAAGGAGCCATTTACATGGCAGAATTATTTAAGAGGATTGAACAGAGGAAGGCAATGCTTATTGAAGAGTTATTGGCCAATGGAGTATACAAAACCTCTGATGAAAGGCACCTTTATGATGCCCCGTTAAAAGTACTTGAAAATGAATATAAGATTGTAATAAATAGACCAAATAACGAGTCTCCTTCGGAATGGATGACATAGTATCCGATAGGCTATAATCTTGGGATAAGAGATATGATGTAAGCATTCGCAGTCTATACTTGTGGATGCTTTTTTTATTTGTGTTTATATAGGGGATGACACAATATATACATATTCAGAAAATGAAATAGGCTTTTTATCACATTTAAATAGTAAAATTACACATTTAATTTCAAATAAATAGTTGATTTTAACTATAAGTTTCATTATGATGAAGGTGTAAAAAAATTGAATAAATGGGAGGTGGCTTGATGATTTGCCAGAAGGTAACTGTAGAAAAAGTAGAAGAGAAGAGACAAGAAATGATTAAATTGGCGGCAATTTATGGTTTAACAAGTCTTCTAACTGTTCAAGCAAGCCAAGAATTGGATACGCTGTTGAATGCATTAACAAATAAAAGAGATTCTGAATATTTTTCCCTTTAAGAAAGTATATAGATATTTCTAAATTCTCCATTTCGGCCTCGTTTAATCTGAAAAAGGCTACTGCTCAAGGCAATAGCTTTTAAATGAATATTTTAATTATCGACACGTTTCCCAAGTATAATCAAATCTCTTTCAATGCCATCGAGCTCTGCAACTCGAGGCAAATTTGCCCATTTTTCAAACCCGAATTTTGAAAAAAGCTTCAGGCTAGGTATATTGTGGGCAAAAATGAAACCTAATAAAGTCTTCACCCCTAATTTAGGGCTCACTTCAATTGCCTTTTGAATCGAAATTTGTCCGATTCCTTTTCCCCGGAAATAATCATCGATATAAATGCTGATTTCGGCCGTAGAATCATAAGCTGGCCGGCCATAGAAAGATTGAAAGCTCATCCATCCGGCAGTTTGCCCTTCTATAGTAATGATATATAGCGGTCGACTTTCTGAATGATGTTCCTCAAACCATTTAACCCTCGATTGTACGGATACAGGTTCCGTATCTGCCGTGACCATTCTTGAAG
Protein-coding sequences here:
- the thiE gene encoding thiamine phosphate synthase yields the protein MKKSQIDLSLYLVTEESIAIEELTKIIAESVSGGVSIVQLREKNNSSLSFYKKASALKQLLSELSIPLIINDRVDIALAVEADGIHIGQDDLPLPVIKQMVPDDMIVGVSVSTLEEALEAEQNGADYIGVGSVFPTKTKQDATLMAIEDLEEICRSVSIPAVAIGGITADNISSLSDSGLSGTAVVSAIMNADSPKIASELLLKIIKDFK
- the thiM gene encoding hydroxyethylthiazole kinase, producing MNVAAADLFVKVRERKPLVHQITNFVTVNDCANVTLAIGGSPVMTSSPSEVADMVKLANALVLNFGTIDDKALEAMEIAGKTANALNIPVILDPVGVGATSYRTEKVTELLSKVTFQIIRGNASEILRLMGGDIVTRGVDSGELAISNAELAAQAANKLNSIIVVSGAKDAVSDGKHTSIIDNGNLLLTNVTGTGCMATALIGTFSGVTDDFYSAAIAGISTMSISGDLAAAKLQEDEGTGTFRVRLMDAISRMDKEIWMHEVKINEEVPN
- the thiD gene encoding bifunctional hydroxymethylpyrimidine kinase/phosphomethylpyrimidine kinase: MKTALTIAGSDSGGGAGIQADLKTFSAHGVFGMSAITAVTAQNTMEVRSVQAIETAIISDQIAAIFEDIHVDAVKIGMLGSKEIVKTVAASIKTYLPSIVILDPVMISKSGHHLLDEKAVTALKMELLPLATLATPNVPEAEVLTGLSIRTKQDFYRACISIHELGSKAVLLKGGHAAGNPNDLFYDGTDFQWIKGERIHTQNTHGTGCTLSSAITSNLANGLPLKESIELAKTYISEAIRNSFSIGRGHGPVHHFHSFSKKERSDLI
- the thiW gene encoding energy coupling factor transporter S component ThiW, which codes for MNPIKKMTLTAMFTGITTLTSSFIFIPVGFAKIFPIQHLANVLTAVLLGPAYSVTQALLVSIIRNMSGTGSIFAFPGSMIGALLAAVLYRKTQSLKFACLGEVIGTGILGSLSCYPLALLLLGEKAALFGFLPAFMLSSFAGALLAFILLKILLKNNYMKGIFYENSINHRRL
- the tenA gene encoding thiaminase II codes for the protein MENTKLETFSERLHGRAKEIWKRNHSHPFVQAIGNGTLPEKKFSYYLKQDYIYLMEYSKLFALGVIKAHNIETMAKFSSILNETLQVEMDIHRQYASEFGISTKELEETEPTPTTLAYTGYMLNAAQHGTLADLIACLLPCAWDYYEIGLILKKQNGEALENNRYADWIRSYSSPEFGEAHKWLIALLEELTRGMPEKELLRLEKHFLVTSRYEYLFWDMVQNEQDWPL
- a CDS encoding Fur-regulated basic protein FbpA — translated: MAELFKRIEQRKAMLIEELLANGVYKTSDERHLYDAPLKVLENEYKIVINRPNNESPSEWMT
- a CDS encoding aspartyl-phosphate phosphatase Spo0E family protein: MICQKVTVEKVEEKRQEMIKLAAIYGLTSLLTVQASQELDTLLNALTNKRDSEYFSL
- a CDS encoding GNAT family N-acetyltransferase, yielding MAEHIEFREAALSDLPRIVEIYNSTIASRMVTADTEPVSVQSRVKWFEEHHSESRPLYIITIEGQTAGWMSFQSFYGRPAYDSTAEISIYIDDYFRGKGIGQISIQKAIEVSPKLGVKTLLGFIFAHNIPSLKLFSKFGFEKWANLPRVAELDGIERDLIILGKRVDN